The Planctomycetaceae bacterium genome has a window encoding:
- the cysC gene encoding adenylyl-sulfate kinase, producing the protein MAKEITSRNLTTDRGSISRAHREALLGQRGCVVWLTGLSGSGKSTIARALEEALTTTGRLVYVLDGDNLRQGLNADLGFSPQDRHENVRRGGQVAALLADAGVITITAFISPYRKGRREARQAAPHARFVEVYVEAPIELCRRRDPKGLYRKAKQGKIPDMTGIAAAAPYEAPRTPEVVLHTARYTAAQCAQRLLAYLRRRKMIPAGPTPAKKQRSSRAV; encoded by the coding sequence ATGGCAAAAGAGATAACATCGCGCAATCTGACGACCGACCGCGGGTCGATCTCACGCGCCCACCGCGAGGCGCTGCTGGGTCAGCGCGGCTGCGTGGTCTGGTTGACCGGGCTGAGCGGGTCGGGCAAGAGCACCATCGCCCGCGCGCTGGAGGAGGCCCTGACGACGACGGGGCGGCTGGTCTACGTGCTCGACGGCGACAACCTTCGCCAGGGTCTCAACGCCGACCTGGGCTTCTCGCCCCAGGACCGCCACGAGAACGTCCGTCGCGGCGGGCAGGTGGCCGCCCTGCTGGCCGACGCGGGCGTCATCACGATCACCGCCTTCATCTCACCCTATCGCAAGGGACGCCGCGAGGCGCGACAGGCCGCCCCGCACGCACGATTTGTCGAAGTCTACGTCGAGGCTCCCATCGAACTGTGCCGACGCCGCGACCCCAAGGGGCTATACCGCAAGGCCAAACAGGGCAAGATTCCGGACATGACGGGCATAGCCGCGGCAGCGCCTTATGAGGCGCCGCGCACGCCCGAAGTCGTTCTCCACACCGCCCGATACACCGCCGCCCAATGCGCTCAGCGCCTGCTGGCGTATCTGCGCCGACGCAAGATGATTCCCGCCGGTCCCACCCCGGCCAAGAAGCAAAGGTCCTCCCGTGCCGTATAA
- a CDS encoding bi-domain-containing oxidoreductase, protein MQNGGVRGCQVEAPLCQSGCVLIRTRRTLVAGTFDRTLAEGSAAALAARGGASAAQIDQALQAASAGGVMPTLETLYRHMNVPLPLGFSGVGVVLAVGRGVRSVAPGQRVAGLFPHAEIAQAPQRLCQVVPETVSDAAAAFAIPAAIALHAVRLAQCTLGESAVVLGLDLIGLLTAQLLAAGGCNVLAADSDADRLALAARVGATSLSLDDPESLRRIAAALPGGGADAVIVNLDAEHAAAATAGALCRRGGRVVLTGLGSVVGEEALVKGKELTVTAAGTQGPGRFDADYELGRRDYPLGFIRWSAQRDIQAVLEAMAGGRLNAEALIERRIALSDVADHYPELTRLAGAVLVEYPGSGEARSAGPVQRQRSSSAVEPSVAVIGAGRHAGEVLLPALARTQAQIAHVADLELDAARALARRFNAGRAVTDVSTIMRDANVNAVLIATGHNAHADLVIQSLENRKHVLVERPLATNLADLQAVLHSADRHSDRQLLVGFNLRFSRHVAQIQRLLIGRGEPLTMNMTVNAGYVPPEHWLHDPVRGGGRVIGQAVSYIDLLALLAGAPIKTVAATRASRGLVREDRTAICLGFEDGSTAVLNFFANGSADWLGDELEIFSDERVLRLRDFKELEGFGFPSFKRLRTTSSDRGHLRQVAAFVNRLGSGGEALIPLDQIVNSTLASFAAVTSAAENRTIILDREYRDALTVWACGKPRD, encoded by the coding sequence ATGCAGAACGGAGGCGTGCGCGGCTGCCAGGTCGAGGCCCCGCTGTGCCAGAGCGGTTGCGTGCTGATCCGCACGCGCCGCACGCTGGTGGCCGGTACGTTCGATCGCACGCTGGCAGAAGGCAGTGCCGCCGCCCTGGCGGCTCGCGGCGGGGCGTCGGCCGCCCAGATCGACCAAGCGCTCCAGGCCGCCTCCGCGGGCGGCGTCATGCCCACGCTGGAGACCCTCTACCGCCACATGAACGTTCCGCTGCCGCTGGGCTTCAGCGGCGTCGGGGTGGTGCTGGCGGTGGGGCGGGGCGTGAGGTCCGTGGCGCCGGGGCAGCGCGTTGCCGGGCTGTTCCCGCACGCCGAGATCGCCCAGGCGCCTCAGCGACTCTGCCAGGTTGTCCCCGAGACCGTTTCCGACGCGGCGGCGGCTTTTGCTATCCCCGCGGCGATCGCGCTGCACGCGGTGCGATTGGCCCAATGCACGCTGGGCGAAAGCGCAGTGGTGCTGGGCCTGGACCTGATCGGGCTGCTGACGGCGCAGTTGCTGGCGGCAGGGGGATGCAACGTGCTGGCCGCCGATAGTGACGCCGACCGGTTGGCGCTGGCGGCCCGGGTTGGCGCGACGAGCCTGTCGCTGGACGATCCCGAGAGTCTGCGCCGCATCGCTGCGGCTCTGCCCGGCGGCGGGGCCGATGCGGTGATAGTCAACCTCGACGCTGAGCACGCCGCTGCGGCGACCGCTGGCGCCTTATGCCGCCGCGGCGGGCGCGTCGTCCTGACGGGCCTGGGCAGCGTGGTTGGTGAAGAGGCGTTGGTCAAGGGCAAGGAGTTGACGGTTACGGCCGCCGGCACGCAGGGGCCAGGCCGCTTTGACGCTGATTACGAACTGGGGCGGCGGGATTATCCCCTGGGATTCATCCGCTGGTCCGCCCAGCGGGATATCCAGGCCGTGCTCGAGGCCATGGCTGGCGGGCGTCTGAACGCCGAGGCGCTGATCGAACGGCGGATCGCCCTGTCGGACGTCGCGGATCACTACCCCGAACTGACACGTCTGGCCGGGGCGGTGCTCGTCGAGTATCCCGGTTCCGGCGAGGCCCGTTCGGCTGGACCCGTCCAGCGACAGCGTTCGTCATCGGCGGTGGAGCCGTCGGTGGCGGTCATCGGGGCGGGTCGCCATGCCGGCGAGGTTCTGCTGCCGGCCCTGGCCCGCACGCAGGCGCAGATCGCCCACGTGGCGGACCTGGAACTCGATGCCGCCCGAGCGCTCGCGCGGCGGTTCAACGCCGGCCGGGCTGTCACCGACGTCTCGACGATCATGCGCGACGCCAACGTCAACGCCGTGCTGATCGCCACCGGGCACAATGCCCACGCCGATCTGGTGATCCAGTCGCTGGAGAATCGCAAGCACGTGCTGGTGGAGCGTCCGCTGGCGACGAACCTTGCGGATCTGCAGGCGGTGCTGCATTCGGCCGACCGCCACAGCGACCGGCAGTTGCTGGTGGGCTTCAACCTGCGATTCAGCCGCCACGTCGCCCAGATCCAGCGCCTGCTGATCGGGCGCGGCGAGCCGCTGACGATGAACATGACTGTCAACGCCGGCTATGTGCCGCCGGAACACTGGCTGCACGACCCGGTGCGCGGCGGGGGTCGCGTGATCGGCCAGGCCGTCAGCTATATCGATCTGCTGGCGCTGCTGGCCGGTGCGCCCATCAAGACTGTGGCGGCGACGCGGGCCTCGCGAGGGCTGGTGCGCGAAGATCGCACCGCCATCTGCCTGGGTTTCGAGGACGGTTCGACGGCCGTGCTGAACTTTTTCGCCAATGGAAGCGCCGACTGGTTGGGCGACGAACTGGAGATTTTCAGCGACGAGCGCGTGCTGCGCCTGCGAGACTTCAAGGAACTAGAGGGCTTCGGATTCCCCTCGTTCAAGCGGCTGCGAACGACGTCGAGCGACCGCGGGCACCTGCGCCAGGTGGCGGCGTTCGTCAACCGCCTGGGCAGCGGCGGCGAGGCGCTGATCCCGCTGGACCAGATCGTCAACTCCACGCTGGCCAGTTTTGCCGCCGTCACGTCCGCGGCCGAGAACCGCACGATCATCCTCGACCGGGAGTACCGCGACGCACTGACGGTCTGGGCCTGCGGTAAGCCCAGGGATTAG
- the cysN gene encoding sulfate adenylyltransferase subunit CysN gives MDVKTLLHQNETKDMLRLVTAGSVDDGKSTLIGRLLYESKGIFEDQLSAVRSASELGGSAGGELDLALVTDGLKSEREQGITIDVAYRYFATPRRKFIIADTPGHEQYTRNMATGASTANLVIILIDAEHGVVTQSKRHAFIAALLGIPHFVVAINKMDLVGYSQDVYRKIVTEFTEFAAKLEVSDLTFIPVSALKGDNVVEPSVNMPWYKGSALLNHLETVHIASDRNLIDLRFPVQYALRPDRTFRGFLGTVASGTVKPGEEIMVLPSGVRTRVKSVFGPGGVELAEAFPPLSVGLTLQDEVDVGRGSMIVHVHNVPHVDRTIDAMVVWMSDQPMTPGKPYTIKHTTRLVGGTVSELRYRVDVNTLHRSDAAELRLNEIGRCLITLAQPVAFDAYNRNRATGAFIIIDRVTNSTVGAGMILDRLPNELLVNEQKKVSAPVSTHVQTHASLVSPAERAEKLQHQPATLWLTGLTGAGKTTTAYALERRLFEAGAACVVIDGENARMGFSKDLGFSADDRNENVRRTAEIARLLNDSGLIVIAALLSPYASMRETARTIIGPERFLEVFLSAPKDICRQRSPEHLYDLAEAGEVKQFSGVSAPYEAPDAADLTLRTDQLATDQCVKQIVAMLKSKGVLNK, from the coding sequence ATGGACGTTAAAACATTATTGCATCAAAACGAAACTAAGGACATGCTGCGGTTGGTGACCGCCGGAAGCGTCGATGACGGCAAAAGCACCCTCATCGGGCGGTTGCTGTACGAGTCCAAGGGCATTTTCGAAGACCAGCTCTCGGCCGTGCGCAGCGCGTCTGAGCTGGGCGGCTCGGCCGGGGGCGAGTTGGACCTGGCGCTGGTGACCGACGGGCTCAAGTCCGAGCGCGAGCAGGGCATCACCATCGACGTGGCGTACCGCTACTTCGCCACTCCGCGGCGCAAGTTCATCATCGCCGACACGCCCGGGCACGAGCAGTACACTCGCAACATGGCCACCGGCGCCTCGACGGCCAATCTGGTGATCATTTTGATCGACGCCGAACACGGCGTGGTGACGCAGTCGAAGCGTCACGCGTTCATCGCGGCGCTGCTGGGCATTCCGCACTTCGTGGTGGCGATCAACAAGATGGACCTGGTGGGCTACTCGCAGGACGTCTACCGCAAGATCGTCACCGAGTTCACGGAGTTCGCCGCCAAGCTCGAGGTCAGCGACCTGACGTTCATTCCCGTCAGCGCCCTCAAGGGCGACAACGTCGTCGAGCCCAGCGTAAACATGCCCTGGTATAAGGGCTCAGCGCTGCTCAACCACCTCGAGACGGTGCATATCGCCTCCGACCGAAACCTGATCGACCTGCGATTTCCCGTGCAGTACGCCCTGCGCCCCGACCGCACGTTCCGCGGGTTCCTGGGCACGGTGGCCTCGGGCACGGTCAAACCCGGCGAGGAGATCATGGTCCTGCCCTCGGGCGTGCGCACGCGCGTCAAGTCCGTCTTCGGCCCCGGCGGCGTCGAGTTGGCCGAGGCGTTCCCGCCCCTGTCGGTCGGCCTGACGCTCCAGGACGAAGTGGACGTCGGGCGGGGCTCCATGATCGTCCACGTGCATAACGTCCCGCACGTCGACCGCACGATTGACGCCATGGTCGTCTGGATGAGCGATCAGCCGATGACCCCGGGCAAGCCCTACACCATCAAGCACACCACGCGCCTCGTCGGCGGGACAGTGAGCGAGCTGCGATACCGCGTCGACGTCAACACGCTCCACCGCAGCGACGCGGCCGAGCTGCGACTCAACGAGATCGGGCGCTGTCTGATCACGCTGGCCCAGCCGGTGGCCTTCGACGCCTACAACCGCAACCGCGCCACCGGGGCGTTCATCATCATCGACCGCGTGACCAACAGCACCGTCGGGGCGGGCATGATCCTCGACCGCCTGCCCAACGAGTTGCTCGTCAACGAACAGAAGAAAGTCTCCGCCCCCGTCAGCACGCACGTGCAGACCCACGCCAGCCTGGTTTCTCCCGCCGAGCGAGCCGAAAAGCTCCAGCATCAGCCCGCCACCCTCTGGCTGACCGGTCTGACCGGCGCCGGCAAGACCACCACCGCCTACGCGCTGGAGCGCCGGCTCTTCGAGGCGGGGGCGGCCTGCGTGGTGATCGACGGCGAGAACGCGCGGATGGGCTTCAGCAAGGATCTGGGTTTCTCGGCCGACGACCGCAACGAGAACGTCCGCCGCACAGCCGAGATCGCCCGCCTGCTCAACGACAGCGGCCTGATCGTGATCGCGGCGCTGCTGTCGCCGTATGCGAGCATGCGCGAGACGGCCCGAACGATCATCGGCCCGGAGCGCTTCCTGGAGGTGTTCCTCTCGGCCCCCAAGGACATCTGCCGCCAGCGCAGCCCCGAGCACCTGTACGACCTGGCCGAAGCCGGCGAGGTCAAACAGTTCTCCGGCGTCAGCGCCCCCTACGAAGCCCCCGACGCGGCGGACTTGACCCTGCGAACCGACCAACTCGCCACCGACCAGTGCGTCAAGCAGATCGTGGCCATGCTGAAATCCAAAGGCGTGCTGAACAAGTAG
- the cysD gene encoding sulfate adenylyltransferase subunit CysD yields the protein MPYNLTHLAQLEAESIHIFREVVAECRNPVMLYSVGKDSSVLVRLAQKAFAPGPIPFPLLHVDTTFKFRQMVEFRDAFTADIGAKLLVHINTKALEEIGPYEKWTCSLCSNLLKTQALVEALKKYDFDAAFGGARRDEEKSRAKERIFSFRDEFMQWDPKNQRPELWNLYNTRCARTESFRVFPLSNWTELDIWNYIFVENIPIVPLYFAKPRPVIRRNGMLLLAGELNKPLPGESVETLNVRFRTLGCQLCTGAVASDADTLEKIIEETMVARTSERQNRAVDQESGSASMEEKKREGYF from the coding sequence GTGCCGTATAACCTGACACACCTGGCGCAACTGGAAGCCGAGAGCATCCACATTTTCCGCGAGGTCGTGGCCGAGTGCCGCAACCCGGTGATGCTCTATTCGGTCGGCAAAGATTCCTCGGTGCTGGTCCGCCTGGCACAGAAGGCCTTCGCCCCCGGGCCGATCCCCTTCCCGCTGCTGCACGTGGACACGACGTTCAAGTTTCGCCAGATGGTCGAGTTCCGCGACGCCTTCACCGCCGACATCGGGGCCAAGCTGCTGGTACATATCAACACCAAGGCCCTGGAAGAGATCGGCCCGTACGAAAAATGGACCTGCTCGCTCTGCTCGAACCTGCTCAAGACCCAGGCGCTGGTGGAGGCGCTGAAGAAGTACGATTTCGATGCGGCCTTCGGCGGCGCGCGACGCGACGAGGAAAAATCCCGCGCCAAGGAACGCATCTTCTCCTTCCGCGACGAGTTCATGCAGTGGGACCCCAAGAACCAGCGCCCCGAGCTGTGGAACCTCTACAACACGCGATGCGCCCGCACGGAATCGTTCCGCGTCTTCCCGCTGTCGAACTGGACCGAACTGGACATCTGGAACTACATCTTCGTCGAGAACATTCCCATCGTGCCGCTGTACTTCGCCAAACCGCGGCCGGTCATCCGCCGCAACGGCATGCTGCTGCTGGCCGGCGAGCTCAACAAGCCCCTGCCCGGCGAGAGCGTCGAGACCCTCAACGTGCGGTTCCGAACGCTCGGCTGCCAGCTTTGCACCGGGGCCGTCGCCAGCGACGCCGACACGCTGGAGAAGATCATCGAAGAGACGATGGTGGCGCGCACCTCCGAGCGGCAGAACCGCGCCGTCGACCAGGAAAGCGGCAGCGCTTCGATGGAAGAGAAGAAGCGCGAAGGGTATTTCTGA